A genome region from Armatimonadota bacterium includes the following:
- a CDS encoding nucleotidyltransferase family protein — protein MDAVVIAGGRIHGELVDREGVGVKALLNVNSSSLLERAVAALRATSGIGRICVVGPREVEGIARGAGADLFADEGATGIDNIMRGLDALGARGHVLCAASDLPFVRPGDIEKLIESTPPEAQLGYAIFSRGEFEALFPGGSELFAPLSDGDFRGGSIVVLDADLLRAIEPVLQRAFAARKSVSGMARLFGPVLFLRIVLGRFVYRPIGPSSEDVRRRAEHMLSCGCAIVRGCSPRLAADVDDLEDWNALQHAFSGLSDAAIV, from the coding sequence ATGGACGCGGTTGTGATTGCTGGAGGCAGGATTCATGGAGAACTGGTTGATCGAGAAGGCGTCGGGGTAAAGGCTCTGCTGAACGTGAATAGCAGCAGCCTGCTGGAAAGGGCTGTGGCGGCGCTTCGAGCGACGTCGGGGATTGGGCGTATCTGTGTGGTCGGGCCGCGCGAGGTGGAAGGCATCGCGCGAGGGGCCGGCGCGGATCTGTTTGCCGACGAAGGTGCGACAGGAATCGACAATATCATGCGCGGACTGGACGCGCTCGGCGCCCGAGGCCATGTGCTGTGTGCGGCCTCCGATTTGCCGTTCGTCAGGCCCGGGGACATCGAGAAGCTGATCGAGAGCACTCCTCCGGAAGCTCAACTCGGCTACGCCATCTTCAGCCGCGGCGAGTTTGAGGCGCTGTTTCCCGGCGGCTCCGAGCTCTTCGCCCCACTCTCCGACGGCGATTTCAGAGGCGGAAGCATTGTTGTCCTGGACGCCGATCTGCTCAGAGCCATTGAGCCAGTCCTGCAGCGGGCCTTTGCGGCGCGAAAGAGCGTGTCGGGGATGGCGAGGCTGTTCGGGCCGGTGCTCTTTCTGCGGATTGTGCTCGGCAGGTTCGTCTACAGACCGATCGGGCCTTCGAGTGAGGACGTTCGCCGCAGGGCGGAGCATATGCTCTCGTGCGGGTGCGCGATCGTCCGCGGCTGCTCGCCCAGGCTTGCCGCCGATGTCGATGACCTGGAGGACTGGAACGCCCTCCAGCATGCATTCTCAGGGCTGTCCGACGCTGCTATCGTCTGA
- a CDS encoding sensor histidine kinase codes for MTEPDRLQRLFLYHIWACIPFAAVWMAAPRETGVTQDPQEILALRIVVAAAGTYILARSFLVLRDQTARLRHVWPIVDVALITWGMLVKSSPTESWLVLVYFIPVTEGAATLSRRWALSVAALAIAGYLAASGSSGAATLYQVHGAFRVFFFALMASMVTSLGLELIRTHRQLALSDYRNELAAEMHDGIQQYLAAAVISLDRAAAVSDSDPAAAARLAIGQRDVLRQAADELRITVRRLRTRSSAGGDIVESLRYYAALVEDRFPMQVDITISGEPFALSARVEHALFRIVQESLNNAVKHSRALEVSIVLEWTPDTVLCSVRDNGVGFEPAHVSAEPSGAGFGMETMSQRAASIGAALELVSSPGEGTSVTVTLPRQGG; via the coding sequence GTGACAGAGCCGGATCGACTGCAGCGTCTGTTTCTCTATCACATCTGGGCATGCATCCCATTCGCCGCGGTCTGGATGGCGGCCCCGCGGGAGACGGGCGTCACTCAAGACCCCCAGGAGATCCTGGCGCTTAGGATCGTGGTCGCAGCGGCCGGCACCTACATCCTCGCCAGGTCATTTCTGGTCTTACGCGACCAGACCGCCCGGCTGCGGCACGTGTGGCCGATTGTCGATGTGGCGCTTATCACCTGGGGGATGCTCGTCAAGAGCAGTCCAACTGAAAGCTGGCTCGTCCTCGTATACTTTATTCCGGTCACCGAGGGCGCCGCCACGCTGAGTCGAAGATGGGCGCTCTCGGTCGCCGCACTGGCGATTGCGGGCTACCTCGCCGCGAGCGGATCATCGGGAGCGGCCACCCTCTACCAGGTCCACGGCGCCTTCCGCGTGTTCTTCTTCGCCCTGATGGCCTCTATGGTCACCAGTCTAGGGCTAGAGCTGATCCGCACCCACCGCCAACTCGCGCTCTCGGACTATCGCAACGAACTTGCGGCTGAGATGCATGATGGGATTCAGCAGTACCTGGCGGCGGCGGTGATCTCGCTCGACCGGGCCGCGGCCGTGTCCGATTCAGACCCCGCTGCTGCCGCTCGACTTGCCATCGGCCAGCGAGATGTGCTTCGCCAGGCGGCAGACGAGCTTCGGATTACCGTGCGCAGGCTACGGACGCGGTCTTCTGCTGGCGGCGACATCGTCGAGTCTTTGCGCTACTACGCGGCACTGGTCGAAGACCGCTTCCCCATGCAAGTAGATATAACTATTTCGGGCGAGCCGTTTGCGCTGTCGGCCCGAGTCGAGCACGCGCTGTTCAGGATTGTGCAGGAATCCCTGAACAATGCTGTGAAACACTCGAGGGCGCTGGAGGTCTCCATAGTCCTCGAGTGGACACCGGATACCGTGCTGTGCTCCGTGCGCGACAATGGCGTCGGATTTGAGCCCGCGCACGTGTCTGCGGAGCCCAGCGGCGCGGGCTTCGGGATGGAGACAATGTCGCAAAGGGCCGCGAGCATTGGCGCGGCCCTCGAGTTGGTCAGTTCCCCGGGAGAGGGAACATCCGTCACCGTTACGCTACCAAGGCAAGGTGGATGA
- a CDS encoding response regulator transcription factor, translated as MPQRLPIRVLIAEDEGLLRSSLSQLLGAEAELKVVAAVGDGREAVYQASVTTPDVILMDLDMPHVNGIEATRKIKDELPQTAIVVLTHLSDDDSLFTAIRAGAISYVLKDASVGRIVEVIKSANRGEGFIHPALVPRVLQEFSRLSARTVKQREMFQELTRREVEVLDLLGQGKRNREIGELLFISERTVKNHVSNILAKLHVNDRTEAALIAAGHGLTREP; from the coding sequence ATGCCGCAGAGACTTCCGATCAGGGTGCTGATAGCAGAGGACGAAGGCCTACTGCGTTCCAGCCTCTCCCAGCTTCTGGGCGCGGAAGCGGAGCTTAAGGTGGTCGCCGCTGTTGGCGACGGCCGGGAGGCTGTCTATCAGGCGAGCGTGACGACGCCGGACGTCATTCTCATGGACCTTGATATGCCGCACGTCAACGGCATCGAGGCCACGCGCAAGATAAAGGACGAACTGCCCCAGACTGCCATAGTGGTTCTCACCCACCTTTCCGATGACGACAGCCTCTTCACAGCCATCAGGGCGGGAGCGATCAGCTACGTGCTGAAAGATGCGTCGGTAGGCAGGATCGTGGAGGTCATAAAGTCCGCGAACCGCGGCGAGGGATTCATTCATCCAGCGCTTGTCCCTCGCGTCTTGCAGGAGTTTTCCAGGCTGTCGGCCCGCACGGTCAAGCAGCGTGAGATGTTTCAGGAGTTGACGCGCAGAGAAGTGGAGGTGCTCGATCTCCTAGGGCAGGGCAAGCGCAACCGAGAGATCGGCGAACTCCTCTTCATCAGCGAGAGGACCGTTAAGAACCACGTCAGCAACATCCTCGCCAAACTGCACGTCAACGACCGCACCGAGGCTGCACTCATTGCAGCCGGACACGGCCTCACACGGGAGCCGTAG
- a CDS encoding glycosyltransferase — protein sequence MRVAFFTEGYDPFTNGAIVLVKQYRQQLEDLGHEVVVFAPEHPEFRDDDDHVVRLPSIAWSRQAYPSLRPFSGLGRQFDRWRFDLIHSHHPFSMGLAAERLARRSQIPLVHTFHTMLPDFACYAPVARTLIGRALTSVVRRHCAHTRCVTVTNYLMRDWLVERGVRTPIAIVPPAVCLPRPEPGARWRIRAGLGVKGDTVVLLYVGRLAPEKNLDFLLRSVARLDRRRDWRLVLVGPGPEGPHLRDLSSLLGLADRVTLTGGVAHSAVQDYNSAGDISVLSSLSETFGLVILEAMSVGLPCIAVGINGPLAVVENGTTGILTLPDEQSFAAAVESLIRDRNLRQTMGRASKNASLWYSTERASARLIDAYRLALPPGMKLT from the coding sequence ATGCGAGTAGCCTTCTTCACTGAGGGATATGATCCCTTCACCAACGGCGCGATCGTGCTCGTGAAGCAGTACAGGCAGCAGTTGGAAGACCTCGGGCATGAGGTGGTGGTTTTCGCCCCCGAGCACCCCGAGTTTCGGGATGACGACGACCACGTGGTCAGGCTTCCGAGTATAGCGTGGTCCAGGCAGGCCTATCCGTCCCTGCGGCCGTTCTCCGGGCTGGGGCGGCAGTTCGACAGGTGGCGTTTCGACTTGATCCACAGCCACCATCCGTTCTCGATGGGTCTTGCGGCGGAACGGCTGGCCCGGCGCAGTCAAATCCCACTAGTGCACACATTCCACACGATGCTTCCGGACTTCGCGTGTTACGCACCGGTCGCCCGTACACTGATCGGACGCGCCCTTACATCTGTAGTCCGCCGGCACTGTGCGCACACCCGGTGCGTTACGGTGACGAACTACCTGATGCGTGACTGGCTCGTTGAGAGGGGAGTCCGAACGCCTATAGCGATCGTGCCGCCGGCTGTGTGCTTACCGAGACCGGAGCCCGGCGCTCGCTGGCGCATTCGAGCCGGCCTTGGAGTGAAAGGTGACACGGTTGTGCTCCTCTACGTGGGCCGGCTGGCGCCGGAGAAGAACCTGGACTTCCTGCTCCGGTCGGTGGCACGGTTGGACAGACGCCGCGACTGGCGCCTTGTGCTGGTCGGCCCGGGGCCTGAGGGGCCGCATCTTCGGGACCTGTCGTCTCTGCTCGGACTGGCCGATCGTGTTACGCTGACAGGTGGGGTGGCGCATTCAGCGGTGCAGGACTACAACTCGGCGGGCGACATCTCTGTCCTCTCATCACTCAGCGAAACCTTCGGGCTGGTGATCCTGGAGGCGATGAGCGTGGGGCTGCCGTGCATAGCTGTGGGCATAAATGGGCCGCTGGCCGTCGTGGAGAACGGTACCACCGGAATCCTTACTCTTCCCGACGAGCAGTCGTTCGCCGCGGCTGTGGAGTCGCTGATCCGCGACCGGAATCTGAGGCAGACCATGGGACGTGCGAGCAAGAACGCAAGCCTCTGGTATTCGACCGAGCGTGCCAGTGCCCGACTGATTGACGCCTACCGGCTGGCGCTGCCGCCGGGCATGAAACTGACCTAG
- a CDS encoding glycerol-3-phosphate acyltransferase, whose protein sequence is MEEALLLTAAGYLIGSVPFGYLLVRLVCGKDVRRYGSHNIGAVNVSRVAGRCVGLVTLALDAGKAFAMVLVAASLTTDAAVVAAAGFAVLLGHSYSAWFLLVERRLSGGKSVASGLGVLLALAELGAIEWWSVEIPIAVWTAGLIGPRILTGRWWCVSPATLAATVSAPVAVWLGHPVPAYLAMCLAMSGLIVVRHRGNIARLATGSEPRIGETAEAAAPQLTLAARAR, encoded by the coding sequence ATGGAAGAAGCATTGCTTCTCACAGCGGCAGGGTACCTGATCGGCTCGGTGCCGTTCGGCTACCTGCTGGTCAGGCTCGTGTGCGGTAAGGACGTCCGCCGTTACGGATCGCACAACATAGGGGCAGTGAACGTGTCACGCGTGGCTGGCAGGTGTGTGGGACTTGTGACTCTCGCGCTTGACGCAGGAAAGGCTTTCGCGATGGTATTGGTGGCAGCGTCTTTGACCACCGATGCGGCCGTGGTGGCGGCGGCCGGCTTCGCGGTGCTGCTCGGGCACTCATACTCGGCTTGGTTTCTGCTGGTGGAGAGGCGGCTGTCGGGAGGCAAGAGCGTGGCGAGCGGACTGGGAGTGCTACTGGCGTTGGCGGAACTGGGGGCGATAGAATGGTGGAGTGTGGAAATCCCTATTGCGGTGTGGACGGCGGGCCTGATCGGGCCCCGAATCTTGACCGGGCGCTGGTGGTGTGTATCGCCTGCAACGCTGGCTGCGACGGTCTCCGCGCCTGTGGCCGTTTGGCTCGGACATCCGGTACCGGCTTATCTGGCCATGTGTCTGGCGATGAGTGGGCTCATCGTGGTCCGGCACAGGGGGAATATCGCGCGGCTCGCGACAGGCTCTGAACCGCGGATCGGCGAGACCGCGGAAGCGGCTGCGCCACAGCTTACTCTCGCGGCGCGGGCGCGATGA